The following DNA comes from Microbacterium terregens.
ATCGCCGCCGCTCTCCACCGGGCGCCGACGGCGCACGGCCGGGCATACGTGCTGACCAACGGTGAACCTCGACCCGTCGGCGATCTGCTGGCAGGTATCTGCCTCGCGGCGGGCGTGCGGCCGCCCCGCCGGAGCATCCCCGCCGGGCTCGGCCGTGCAGCCGGCTCGGTGATCGAGCGGCTGTGGGCACTCTCCCCGAGCACGGACGAGCCGCCCATGACCCGGTTCCTCGCCGAGCAGTTGTCCACCGCGCACTGGTTCGACCAGCGCGAGACCCGCCGCGCTCTGGCCTGGTCGCCCCGCGTGACGATCGACGAGGGCCTCCGTCGCCTCGCCGCCGTCTCTGCGTGCTGACCGGGCGATCGTCCCCGGCGCGGACCTAGACCGTCAGCCGGCCGGTGACGATGTCTTCGGCGACGACGCTGAGTCGCGTCTGGGTGGATCGCGCCTGCGAGCGGATGAGCTGGAACGCGCCATCCATGTCAAGGCCGCGGCTCTGCGCGACGTAGCCCTTGGCCTGCTCGATCACCACGCGGCTGTCCAGAGCGCGCTGCAATTGACCTTGCGTGAGGATGGACTCCTCGACGAGTCGCTGCTGCAGGATGCTGATGGTCGCAATGTCGGCCAGGGCCTTCGCGGCGATCGCGTCCGGCTCGTTCAGCGTTCCGACTCGGTCGCGAAAAAGGTTCAGCGAGCCGATGATCGACTCCCGGAGCCGCATCGGAATCGCGTGCAGCGAGGCGAACCCGGATCTGCTCGCGTCAGCGGCGAACTTGGGCCAGCGGTCGGCGACATTCCGAAGATCTTCGACTGACACCACCCGGCCGGTCGCGACCGCTTCCACGCACGGGCCTTCCCCAGCGCGCAACTGCATCATCTCCACGAATTCGCTGCGCTCGCTCGTCGAGACGATCACCTCCAGCTCACCGGTGGGGCTGACCAGAAGTATCCCGGCAGCGACAGCGTCGAAGAGTTCCGAGCAGTGCTCGACGAGGACCTGCAGCAGATCGACGACGTCGAAATCGTCCACCATGGAGTCGGCCAGCGTCGCCACCGTCTGCAGCAACTGGTCTTCCCGTGTGCTCATAGTTGAGTGTAAGACTCGGTGCGCGTCAATGGTTGAAGTTCAGCCGACGGGCCACCACGTCTACGGCGACCTCGCCGACGCTGCGGCCCGATGAGAATGCGTGGCCGCGGATAATGAGCAGCGCATCGTCCACCCCGACCGAGAGCTGCGCCGCGACCATACCCGACGCCTGATGCATCTCTCGACGCGAGTAGGGGCCGTCAGCCAAGCCTTCGTCAGCGCTGTCGACGTCATCCATGGCACGGCGCAGCAGATGACGGGAAACGACCGCAGCCAGAACAGCGACGTCCTCGACTGCGCCCCGCGAGAGCCGTTGGGAATCGTGGGAGTACAGGTCGACGGACCCGACGCTGACATTCCCGACGAACAGTGGGAATGCATAGATCCCGGCGATGTCGAGGGCACGCAGCGCCTCTCGCGCTCCGGGCCACTCAGCGCCACCGCGGCGCTGCAGATCGGGCTCCATCACGGGCTGGCGTGTCCGCAGGGCCTCCCAACAAGGCCCCTCGCCCAAGTCGATCTGGATCTCGTCGATCCTCGCGGCGACCGCACTCGTGGCGCATATGGTCTGACTGCCCAGCGGTCGCCCCAGTGTGGAGATGGCCGCACCGGAGGCACCTGAGGCTCCCACGAATGGGCCGCACAGGTCGTCGCCTGGGCCCGCCGCGCTCAAGCGCGATAACGCACTGGCGAAATCACCCCGATCATCGCCTGGCAACACTGCACCCATGGATCCCGCCCGTCGTCGTTCTTTGACATGGCGCTAGGTCCTGGTGCCGTCCTCTTCAGGCTACCACTCGAGCACTTCGCGCTGTCGGCGCGGAGCCCGGGTAGACCGACGGGCCGGGGGTGGTCATACTCGTGACGGGACAGCGACGAAAGTCCGCACGTGCTCGAAAGGAGTGGCCTGTGAACCTCATCCGCCTGCTCGCGGCCGGTGCGATCGCCGGTGCGGCGGGCACGGCGGCGATGGACGTTCTCTGGTACCGGCGGTACCGCCGGGAGCACGGGCAGGAGGGGTTCCTCCGCTGGGAGCTGGCCGCCGACGTCACCGACTGGGAAGCAGCGCCCGCTCCGGGTCAGGTCGGTCGCGAGCTGGAACAGCTGGTGACCCGACGCACTCCGCCGGACGCGTGGGCTCGCCCGACGACCAACGTCGTGCACTGGGCGACCGGCGTCGGGTGGGGGGTCAACCTTGCGCTGGCCAAGGTGGCCCTACCGGGATCCCGGTCGCTCGGCCTGGCCCTCGGCCCGGTCGCGTGGATCACCAGCTATGCGGTTCTCCCCCTCATGAAGGTGTACAAGCCGATCTGGAAGTACGACGCACGCACGCTCGGCAAGGACCTGTCCGCTCACCTCGTCTATGGCGTGGTCACCGCGGGCGTCTACGCACTACTGGTTCGCCGCCCGAGATTGCGTACACGGTAGTGCTCGCGGCCGCTCTGTCACCGAATCAACGGCCGGCTCCGACAAAGAAGTCACTGGCCGACTCGGGGAAGAGAAAAGGCCCCCGCGAGGAGGCCTCTTCGTTCGCGTAGCAGGAGAGAGATTCGAACTCTCGACCTCACGATTATGAGTCGTGCGCTCTCACCAACTGAGCTACCCTGCCGCGCGGCATCCGGGATCTGCATTTCGGATGTCCGAGCCCCGAGTCAGGATTGAACTGACGACCCCTTCCTTACCATGGAAGTGCTCTACCACTGAGCTATCGGGGCGCGCCCAGGCGAACCTGGGCAACTAGAAGAGAATACCAGAGCGGCGGCATCCCCCTGAATCGAGTCAGCCGCCGGCGTGTGCGCGCAGCCAAGGGATCGGGTCGATCGGCGTCGTGCCGTTCGCCAAGATCTCGAAATGCGTGTGGGCGCCGAACGAACGACCGGTGTTGCCGGTGTGACCGATGACGGTTCCGACGGTGACGTGGTCGCCCACCTCGACCTCTCGCGAACCGTAGAGCATGTGCGAGTAGCTGCTCGAGACGAGTTCGCCATCGATGATGTGGTCGATGACGATGTGCACGCCGAACGCTCCGCCGGAGTCCGTCGACTCGCGAACGACCCCGTCGGCGATCGCCTGGATCGGCGAGCCCTCGCCGGGCGTGAAGTCGGCGCCTTCGTGCATGCCGCCGTCACGCATGCCGAAGCCGTAGCTGATCGACACACCGACGGCGAACGGCCACTGAATGGGCGAGTTCGGGTCGTTGATGAAGAAGTTCGAGAAGTTGCTGATCCCCGACTCCGACGCGAGCTGCGCCATCGTGAGCGTGGAGTAGGTCTCGGTGCGGTCGAGGCTTGCGTTCTCGATCTCGGCCGGTGCGACATAGGCCTGAATCTCGCCCTGGTGCCCATGGACGTCGCCGTGAGCCGACGCGACGCGCGAGGTCGTGATGTCGGCGCTGTTCGATCCGGCAACCGCATCCGCGGGCATCGTCATACCGACCGTGAGCAGACCCACGATGCCCATGACGCCTACCGAGAACGATGTCGCGGTCAGCCGCTTGAACGAGACTCCGCGTCGGCGGCGAGGAGCGACGTGCACGGTGCCGGTCTGACCCGAACCCGTCGAGTCATCCGCCGCTGCGGACTGCACCGGGGTCTCGCCGGTGAACGAGAACAGCCGCGCAGCGGCCTCGAACGCGTCCGCCTCCTCGGCGGTGAGGGGGGATGCCGCATCCGCGGACCCGAAGATCGGATCGGTTTCGAGGGCTTCAGCCGACGCGTCATCCGGTCCTGCAGCCTGGTTGATTTCGGGCTCGAGCAACTCGAAGGGCTCAGCCGGGACCAGCACGGTCTCGAGCAGCGGTGCCGGCTCGGTGGTCGGCGCAGCGGGAACGACGGTGGGCGTCGCGGGCGCCTGCGCCACGGTCACCTGACGAGTGCGGCGGCTGCGGCGGGTTGCGAGCGGAGCCTCCGTGGTCGCGGCGGCGAGCGCGTTCACGACGGCGACGAGTGACTCGACGTCGGCGAGGGGTGCGACCGTCGGGCTCTCCGGTGCGACAGAGGCGGCATCCGTCACCTTCGCCGGGCGCGCCCACACGGTGGGGCGGGCCGGGGCCGCACCCGAGTTCCGACGAAGATCGGCACGGGATGCCCCTGAGGAGTCCGCGGTCGCCGGAATCGGCGTGGCGGAAGATCGACTGGAACGCCGCGTGGGCGCAGACTCAGCCTGGGAGGCGTCGAAAGGCAAAGCGCAGAAGGGCTCTCGGGATCGTGTCGCTCGGGGGGCAACGGGGGGACGTCGGGCTCGTGATCACCTTCGCCGTGCGGGCAGCGTTGGTAACGATTGGGTAAACACTACCGGGATGCGCCTGAGAATGCGATGTACGGGAAACTGCGACGCGCCGCCCGGTTCGCAGACAATACTTTCACGAACCGACCGCGGCCGCGAAAAGCCTTTCGAAAAGTCCCGGGCCGGCCGCGACGAACAGCGGGCGCCCTGCGGTGTCCTCGAGTTCGACGCGCGACATCCGCCCGCCCGCCTCGGCGACCAGCAGCTCGCCGGCCGCATGGTCCCACGGCTGCAGCCCGCGTTCGAAGTACCCGTCGAGCCTGCCCGCCGCAACGTAGGCGAGGTCGAGGGATGCCGCGCCGATGCGCCGCAGATCACGGGCCATCGGCATCACGCGGGCCACGCGCGCGAGATCCCCGGCGTGGGTGGCGGGGTCGTAGCCGAACCC
Coding sequences within:
- a CDS encoding GAF and ANTAR domain-containing protein yields the protein MSTREDQLLQTVATLADSMVDDFDVVDLLQVLVEHCSELFDAVAAGILLVSPTGELEVIVSTSERSEFVEMMQLRAGEGPCVEAVATGRVVSVEDLRNVADRWPKFAADASRSGFASLHAIPMRLRESIIGSLNLFRDRVGTLNEPDAIAAKALADIATISILQQRLVEESILTQGQLQRALDSRVVIEQAKGYVAQSRGLDMDGAFQLIRSQARSTQTRLSVVAEDIVTGRLTV
- a CDS encoding M23 family metallopeptidase: MWARPAKVTDAASVAPESPTVAPLADVESLVAVVNALAAATTEAPLATRRSRRTRQVTVAQAPATPTVVPAAPTTEPAPLLETVLVPAEPFELLEPEINQAAGPDDASAEALETDPIFGSADAASPLTAEEADAFEAAARLFSFTGETPVQSAAADDSTGSGQTGTVHVAPRRRRGVSFKRLTATSFSVGVMGIVGLLTVGMTMPADAVAGSNSADITTSRVASAHGDVHGHQGEIQAYVAPAEIENASLDRTETYSTLTMAQLASESGISNFSNFFINDPNSPIQWPFAVGVSISYGFGMRDGGMHEGADFTPGEGSPIQAIADGVVRESTDSGGAFGVHIVIDHIIDGELVSSSYSHMLYGSREVEVGDHVTVGTVIGHTGNTGRSFGAHTHFEILANGTTPIDPIPWLRAHAGG
- a CDS encoding GAF and ANTAR domain-containing protein, with translation MGASGASGAAISTLGRPLGSQTICATSAVAARIDEIQIDLGEGPCWEALRTRQPVMEPDLQRRGGAEWPGAREALRALDIAGIYAFPLFVGNVSVGSVDLYSHDSQRLSRGAVEDVAVLAAVVSRHLLRRAMDDVDSADEGLADGPYSRREMHQASGMVAAQLSVGVDDALLIIRGHAFSSGRSVGEVAVDVVARRLNFNH